The segment atttatgattttacatttgcaatttttttaatttccaaatatatttacaaaacagCGATTCTGTTTGTGTAATTCAACACTTGAATACATATTCGGTCGTGATATTTTTCCTGTTGTCGGGATCGtttctttataaatgaaattattaatatttcgagaTACAAGAGTGCTATTTTGAAGTGATTATCGATATTGTTTAATACACaaagatgttttatatacagtatatttatagaaaatcaatacttttaatttttcatccaATAGAGCTTGTAAGGATTCTTGCATCCACAGTGTAATGtatctttttaatctttctttcttccaatacatgtatttttaataattataataatttgtaaacttAATCTTAGTTTTCTCCTTTTTGcacatcaatttttattaattaaatctttcctatatcttattgttagaaaaatgaGGAGTGGCAGCAGATTACTAAAGGTTCTCCTGCAAGCTTCGGAGAAGGCAGCAAACATTGCCAGGACTTGTCGACAGAAGGAAGCCCTATTTCAGTTGTTGGTACAAGAAAAATCCTTGGAAGAAAAGAATCCTCGTTTCTTTCAGGATTTCAAAACATTAGCTGATGTCCTCATTCAAGAAACTATTAGACACGACATAGAAATTGaggtaaaagagaaagagagagatagagagaaagagagagcgaatATGAactgtttataatattgaatgaaAAGAATGTTGTcgatttacttttattgtacTTCAAACTCTCTCATTGCACTGTGAATAGTTTCCAGAGCTGGCTAAACTGGTACAAGGCGAAGAAACTAATGTATTCAGTAATACCTTAGGAGAATCTATTATTGTTGAAGTTTGTTCGTGCAGCGAAGACACAACACAAATGCTGACTAAAGTTATGGGCAACGACGCTGTGGCAGCAGAACTGCTTGCTACCGAAGTCCATAAAGACATTCAACTTTCTGATGTGCCAAACATGTTAGAGATCCCCACTGATTTTGACATCAATGTCGATGATCTTGGTATTTGGATAGATCCAATCGGTAAGTATTATAGGCTacaacagaaataattatctcaGATTACGACATATTCAATTGATgtttagtaaatttaaattaattcagggcaagactgaaaaaaaatatataaaagttggaCAGTATTATGGTAAAActaagtctctctctctctctctctctctctctctctctctctctctctctctctctctctctctctctctctctctctctctctctctctctctctctctctctctctctctctctctctctctctctctctctctctctctctctctctctctctctctctctctctctctctctctctctctctctctctctctctctctctctctctctctctctctctctctctctctctctctctctctctctctctctctctctctctctctctctctctctctctctctctctctctctctctctctctctctctctctctctctctctctctctctctctctctctctctctctctctctctctctctctctctctctctctctctctctctctctctctctctctctctctctctctctctctctctctctctctctctctctctctctctctctctctctctctctctctctctctctctctctctctctctctctctctctctctctctctctctctctctctctctctctctctctctctctctctctctctctctctctctctctctctctctctctctctctctctctctctctctctctctctctctctctctctctctctctctctctctctctctctctctctctctctctctctctctctctctctctctctctctctctctctctctctctctctctctctctctctctctctctctctctctctctctctctctctctctctctctctctctctctctctctctctctctctctctctctctctctcttgttacTAAGAATCATAATTGGCCTGTAAACTGAGACGCAACGCTTGTAAGAATTTCTGTTTGTTTTATAGTTTGATAATACATGCCTGTGGAGCAATTCGTGGAACTTTTGTAGATTCAACAGCAGATTACATAAGTGCAACGGAGGTCCTGGACGAGCAGACTGGTTTACATTTAAGTGGTTTACGTTGTGTCACTGTATTAATCGGGGCATATAAGAAAAGTACGGGAGTACCAGTTTTGGGTGTAGTTAATCAACCTTTTTACACCAATATTGATTCGCAGTAAGTAGAATGAAAcgataaactttaataaattcaaaatataaagttttctctttatatttactcTCAGAGTCTCTCTGTTTAGTCTTAATattacaacaaatatattaatgtatttatttatgaataataaatgtattctcCAGTTTATTATACTGTATTAATTGAACAGATGGACGGGAAAGTGTTACTGGGGCTTTCTGGGAGGTGGCATTAGCAAATCTTCCATAAGTAACACGTGCAATGCCGACAAAATCATTTTACTCAGTCGTTTTGAAGACGCTGACGTGAAATTAAAGCTGTCAAACAACGGGTTCAAATTAATGGAAGCGACTGGAGCGGGATACAAGATACTGAGCGTGGCTCTTGGACAAGCGGCCGCTTATATTTTGTCAAAGTGTTCCACTTACAAGTGGGACACGTGTGGACCGCAAGCACTCCTATTGTCCGTAGGCGGAGGCATCATCGAATTTAAAGAGTTTATCATAAATCCAAATTCAGACAATCTGAGTGTTAATTATTTACCTATCGGGACGAATTTTTCCAATCGTGCAGGCTTGATAGCGTACAGAGATCCTCAAATCTTGGAAAGTTTCAAGTGCATTTTATGTAAatcatctaattaaaattgaaaggaaaaaaaacatactgtGATGAAGATGTATCACGATAACATCTGATATTGCAttctaaagatattattttctccatagttacataatataatttatatttggttatatgtataagtaaattGTATTTCAttccatataaattttatgtaaaaggaTTAGATGATGTGTTTTTATTAACTGTCTTTAGTGATTATtttgtgatattatatatatatatatatatatatatatatatactctgaTTCAattgtataagatatttataatacagatgacagtgtccggtaataaactaataataattattgattggACGAatggattattattattatttgtttaattgatgttaattgtgataataattatgGGTCCAAATATAGatgattcaatatatataaatttgtgcacatttttatttgtatttgttacactaaattatatatatatataagcggTTTTCTCtcaagaaatttaaatctcGTGTGAAAAccttaaactttatatatttatcgttcTATATTTCTATTGTGCGACTCTAATATCTATTAATCCCTCTCCACCATGATAACTCGGCGTGGTTGATTGTGGTTGATTATCATTgtaattgttattgttattattaggAGTTTCTGATGTTTGCGGGAATAACGGTGGTAATCGATGATCATTAGTATTTGTAGGTTCTTGAACGACAATAATCGGTTGTGTCCAACGATTTCCTCGCTGGTAATGATCCGCTTGATGTCCTGATGGAACATTTTGCCATTGCTGTGATCCTCCGTTAGGATACTGTTGTCGTGTATTGTCGGTGGCAATAATCATCTACAAAAATACCCTTTTTAAACTAACTTTTACACAGTAAGCTTTAAACTTTTCTAAAACACTTATTTCGAaagtgaattttaaatattgttttaggAACCAGcaaatatgtgtatgtatgtacagccTCGATAGATATCATCTtgcttttcaaattattttttcatttgaaatttgaaataaagaatctttttttaaaatatcaaaaaaatataaataataaaaaatgtgtatataatatatataaataaaaatgtttataatatattatgtttatataatataaataattgtatatctgttataaatattaaataaattttgtatataataaataatcatttttttggaaaattttttagtaggtacatataaaaaaatcaattttttaaaacacatttgaagattttaaaattttattttaattatttattgtgtataaaataaatatctcgttAAGAAAATACAAAGTATATGTActtaaagaaagatttataatttaattgaaagatacgaaatttgtgtttatatatgCGACATTACCATATCTTTTGTTTTTGGATTTTGGCACACCCATTCGACGTCAGAACCAAATATAGTGTTTTGGCTCTGTTGCTGCGGATATGCCCAAGGACCTCGGCCAGGATTATGTCCTTGTCCGGGTCCaccaaaattataaaatggcCATCCCTGATGAGCTTCGACGGCTACGAGTAATACGACCGCAATCAATAGTACCTTCATCCTCtattgttaagaaaaaaaatcgatgtaATAGAAATTacgattaatgaaattttacatgatatgcatttctaattgtttttttgttaagggttgaaatttatatttttttcgtctattattctaatttatatatttcttaaaataatgcaaactTTGATGATTTTCAGAAATGAATTATACAACttgacaatattaaattaattacgtgaaataaaaagttgcaGTATACAATTGAcgcaaagtaaaattatttagtatagCTGGACTAACGTGAGCTAGCGTTTACTTTCAGAATATCGTAAATatgaagttttattaaataaatttattaaataaaatttacaaaaatgaaCAATTACAAGATTATGTGGAGcgactttataaattttatatttcgacaAACGGCtcgtttgataaaatttttaatcataatacagctcattcacaattttttaaaattcgcaTATAGTGATTACGCAACCCCATGGCAAATCATGCCATTACTTACGGCAATATTGAAGGAAATGAAGAGTAATAGAAAAACGCGATTGACGAAGAAAACCGCACTTTACGAATGATAAGACACCTCAATGTCACTTCCTTATATAGCAAAATTGACATGCACATATAAAAGTTCCGTGTATCCGGCATCGAATTGAATCCAATTGACCACAATCGACTACGAACTGACTAATAATTTAGATCGATCAATCAATGATATATCGGCAAATATGACGAGACATTCGAGatttaataaaggaaaaaaagactTCGCATCTTCGTCAACCGCGATTAGAATTTTCTTGAGATTCGTCATCGTGATACCGGTTTGGAATTTTGACCAAACAGGTATCAAAGTTACGGGAATCACCTCGGCTGCCACTATCATTAAGCatcgaattattattacaggATGCGCGAACCGGCGGCCGTCGCggaattattgtaatttacgtCACTCTTTATCATATTGCCGTGTACGCCGCGTGTTTAGCGTATGAAAGGTCAATGAATGTCGCGTATACTCTGAATCTACGTCgcactttttttcttccagaACATATTTTACAGTTAGCTTTCGATAACCTACGGTATATATAATCTGTGCAAAAATGtagataaatacatttttatttcaatcgcAAAGTCCGTTTGACATCgctaaatcaattaatttagagaagaatcgatatataatatatgtaaaatattatttcaattataaattaattacacacaTAACGCGTgatgaaaattaaacaaaatacttTCGCTActcaaagttataaatatttttgtactgtagataattttaataagagcgatataatacatatttaatacttgtttcaacattattttataataattagacaGTCTTCACAATTTGTAAAGAATAATCAGAAATTAACGCTCCGAAAAAAGtctatatcataaattaatcagaaaaaagttcatatataatcaaatataaatatatataattatatataaaatatctatatgttttctttttttgtctaatctctctttattctttacacagaaaaaataataaaaaatagttggaaaataattagaagaattatttttatattgtttttttagagaatgtgaaatttaaagaagagtgaaaaaaaatactcaTATTTAACCCTTCGTAGTTACTGGGGATTTAAAAGCATATAGTTGAAATTTTAACCTGAAATTTCTTCGACGTGAAAGGAGGGCGGAGTCTGATTCATCCTTTTAACATTTGACTTAAAACCCTTAGATAATGTACTAGACGCTTTGAAAAGTAACTCAGACTTTTACCTGATTTTTTGAAATCCTAGAACAGTAAAAAAATCTGGGGTTAACTTCAAAGACCCAATGCGCCTACCTGAGGGATAGATACACATatggtatataaaatatatgtataattatataggtattttttctcatttctctaaattttatttttttaaaaattgcaaaaattagtcttctaattattttttaattattctttttcttgtatacggacaaaaattatacaagagagaaagaaaaccatatggatatattttatacatataattacatatatttatatttaattatgaatttttttctcgggaAAGTTTacgaatttgaaataaaaactgaataaaataCAATCTTAAAATTACCTTTCTGAATATGAAAACAAttgataaaggaaaaatatttatttcaattaaattaaaaaaaatttctttctctcttacggtttatttttcaatttatttagttttttgaaCAAggtataaaatgatattcagAAAGAATGTATTGTCGTTAAAgtgtaaagtatataaatctttGCAAAGCATCACGCGATTTTCTTCGcagttttataatcttttataacagaatttttttttttttttttttttttaattttgtggtACAAATGTCACACTTGATTCACAAAAGTCTGACCGGGCTAATGTCGGCATGTTTGTCGGCATACTTGAAGAATCGGATAAAGGCCAAGTAACAATTTCAACAGCTAGATGGAACCATCGGAACGAATCGTAACTTCAGAACCGGTCATGAACGGCACTCTTTGAGAAAAAACC is part of the Anoplolepis gracilipes chromosome 2, ASM4749672v1, whole genome shotgun sequence genome and harbors:
- the Ipp gene encoding inositol polyphosphate 1-phosphatase translates to MRSGSRLLKVLLQASEKAANIARTCRQKEALFQLLVQEKSLEEKNPRFFQDFKTLADVLIQETIRHDIEIEFPELAKLVQGEETNVFSNTLGESIIVEVCSCSEDTTQMLTKVMGNDAVAAELLATEVHKDIQLSDVPNMLEIPTDFDINVDDLGIWIDPIDSTADYISATEVLDEQTGLHLSGLRCVTVLIGAYKKSTGVPVLGVVNQPFYTNIDSQWTGKCYWGFLGGGISKSSISNTCNADKIILLSRFEDADVKLKLSNNGFKLMEATGAGYKILSVALGQAAAYILSKCSTYKWDTCGPQALLLSVGGGIIEFKEFIINPNSDNLSVNYLPIGTNFSNRAGLIAYRDPQILESFKCILCKSSN
- the LOC140676570 gene encoding uncharacterized protein isoform X2, yielding MKVLLIAVVLLVAVEAHQGWPFYNFGGPGQGHNPGRGPWAYPQQQSQNTIFGSDVEWVCQNPKTKDMMIIATDNTRQQYPNGGSQQWQNVPSGHQADHYQRGNRWTQPIIVVQEPTNTNDHRLPPLFPQTSETPNNNNNNYNDNQPQSTTPSYHGGEGLIDIRVAQ
- the LOC140676570 gene encoding uncharacterized protein isoform X1, coding for MIVAAERMKVLLIAVVLLVAVEAHQGWPFYNFGGPGQGHNPGRGPWAYPQQQSQNTIFGSDVEWVCQNPKTKDMMIIATDNTRQQYPNGGSQQWQNVPSGHQADHYQRGNRWTQPIIVVQEPTNTNDHRLPPLFPQTSETPNNNNNNYNDNQPQSTTPSYHGGEGLIDIRVAQ